The stretch of DNA GCAATATTCGCGAAGTTCTTCGATGATGTCCACTACTTTGGTGTTTCGCAAATCGGGGACGTTTTCTTTGAAGGTGAGCCCCAATATTCCTACACGAGCGCTATTGACTGTTCGACCGGACTGGATGAGTCGCTTGATGACCATTTGCGCCACGTAGCGTCCCATAGAGTCATTGATGCGTCTGCCGGCAAGAATCATTTCCGGGTGAAAGCCCATACTCTGTGCTTTGTATGTCAGATAGTACGGATCAACCCCGATACAATGTCCTCCAACCAAGCCCGGTCGAAATGGTAAAAAATTCCATTTTGTTCCAGATGCTTGGAGGACTTCCAAAGTGTCGATTTCCAGCTTTTCAAAGATGAGCGCCAGTTCGTTCATCAGCGCGATATTAATGTCGCGTTGGGTATTTTCGATCACCTTGGCTGCTTCGGCCACTTTGATGGACGATGCTTTGTGGACACCGGCTTTGACGACGGTTGAATAAAATTGCGAGAGGAGTTCCAACGTGGCTTCATCTTGGCCCGAAACAACCTTTACAATCGTTTCCAGCGTGTTGACTTTGTCACCGGGATTGATGCGTTCCGGCGAATAGCCGACAAAGAAATCTTCTCCAGCGCGGGTTCCGGACTCGCGTTCCAAAATGGGAACGCACAATTCTTCGGTTAAACCGGGGTACACCGTGGATTCATAAACGACCACTGCACCGGGCCCGAGATTCTGCCCGACAAGCGTTGTTGCCGAAACAACCGGAGTCAGGTCTGGACTGCGGTGTTTATCGATGGGAGTCGGGACGGCCACCACAACAATGCCTGCGTCTTTGATGCGCGTCGGATCATTGGTGTATTCGATAACCGCCTGGCCAAGGGTGGTATCATCCACTTCGCCGGTCACGTCATGACCGTCTCGAAGTTGTTCGAGGCGATTGACGGAAATATCGAAACCAATGACCGTGAAATGCCGGCTCAAGGCGACGGCCAGTGGCAGGCCGACATAACCGAGCCCGATGACGGCAACAGGTTTTTTCCCGGCCGCAAGCTCTTCAAACGTTGTCATGGTATTTCCTCCACTTTGGAACATGCAAAACGGAACTCGTACAGAAAAGCGCGTTGCTATTCAAGACGAAAAGGAATGTGGACAGACGAGACATGCTCGGATACACCAGCGCCATGAACTTCGATTGGCGTTTCTTTCTCACGGCGTTGGGGCTGGCATTCATTCTGGAAGGGCTTCCGTATTTTGTTGCGGCTGAAAAAATGCCCAAAATCCTGAAAATGATGTCTGAACGCCCACCCAGCGCGTTGCGTGGTGTCGGCATTTCCGCCATTGTCGCAGGACTTGCCGTGATTTATCTGGCCCGGACGTTTTTCGGGTAACGGCAATACCATTCTCCCGTTTCCCGCCTCCACAATGCGTTGAGACCAGTATTGCCGTGCACTACGCCTGATTGCCGATGCTCGTTTGTCGTCGGTGCCTTGCGTCTTCTACGCTTTCGGTGCTTTTTGGCCTACATGAAGATAGACGATACCTGATGCCATCGGAAGATAAAAGACACGATGAAATCCGGCATCGTAGAGTTCCGTGGCCAATTCGCTCTGACTGGGAAATCCCATAATCGTATCGGCGAGATAGCGATAAGCCTCCCTGTCACCGGACAATCGACCGATGAGCGGAAGCAATCTGTTGAGATAAAAATTATACAGCCCTTTCCAAATCCGTGTTTTTCCGCTTCCGAATTCCAGAATACAGAATCGTCCACCCGGTTTGAGTACCCGAAGGACTTCCGCATAGGCTGCCTGCCGTGGCCGGATATTACGGATACCAAATGCAATCGTGGCTGCATGGACGGATTCGTCTGCCAACGGCAACGTGCGTCCATCGGCCAATACCGGATGAATTCGACCGGTACGCGTGCCGCGGATTTTACGTGTACCGCTTTGCAACATGGGCAATGCGAAGTCGGCAGCAACCACAAAAGACGTTGGATGACGATCGGCGCTCAAACAGGAGACGTCCATAGTACCTGCGGCGAGATCGAGAATAGTCGGGTGTTCTTTCCCGGCTACACCGAGATGGGCCA from Desulfovibrio inopinatus DSM 10711 encodes:
- a CDS encoding nucleotide sugar dehydrogenase, which produces MTTFEELAAGKKPVAVIGLGYVGLPLAVALSRHFTVIGFDISVNRLEQLRDGHDVTGEVDDTTLGQAVIEYTNDPTRIKDAGIVVVAVPTPIDKHRSPDLTPVVSATTLVGQNLGPGAVVVYESTVYPGLTEELCVPILERESGTRAGEDFFVGYSPERINPGDKVNTLETIVKVVSGQDEATLELLSQFYSTVVKAGVHKASSIKVAEAAKVIENTQRDINIALMNELALIFEKLEIDTLEVLQASGTKWNFLPFRPGLVGGHCIGVDPYYLTYKAQSMGFHPEMILAGRRINDSMGRYVAQMVIKRLIQSGRTVNSARVGILGLTFKENVPDLRNTKVVDIIEELREYCVETIVHDPLADPTEAQEEYGISLAPESELTDFDAVIFAVPHASYAAMSPARIDSMFKSGDRFPLFDIRGMFDHERFIGSRMWYWRL
- a CDS encoding DUF2065 domain-containing protein, which gives rise to MNFDWRFFLTALGLAFILEGLPYFVAAEKMPKILKMMSERPPSALRGVGISAIVAGLAVIYLARTFFG
- a CDS encoding ubiquinone/menaquinone biosynthesis methyltransferase, with amino-acid sequence MKADVEHGRRVAAMFGRIAGWYDALNHILSAGLDLWWRRRMVAHLGVAGKEHPTILDLAAGTMDVSCLSADRHPTSFVVAADFALPMLQSGTRKIRGTRTGRIHPVLADGRTLPLADESVHAATIAFGIRNIRPRQAAYAEVLRVLKPGGRFCILEFGSGKTRIWKGLYNFYLNRLLPLIGRLSGDREAYRYLADTIMGFPSQSELATELYDAGFHRVFYLPMASGIVYLHVGQKAPKA